In Simplicispira sp. 125, one DNA window encodes the following:
- a CDS encoding porin, whose translation MKKSLIALAVLAASGVAMAQSSVTMYGVADVGLVKSNGISAQMTSAGLMNNGTSRLGVRGVEDLGGGLKASFNFEQGINQEDGALANGAAGAWSRATWVALSGGFGRFQMGRTLNPSFFGVATWELTGTANYSAAGNQFGFTGQGPRTNSLFQYSTPNMGGFSSTIGYIMKPDNGGNAKYDLNVIYANGPLAAALSYNKTNTMKGNMALGASYDFGMAKVAGSIQNNGGPSKGFTIGATVPVGAFALTLDIARENGTGMKNTDFVLEGKYAMSKRTFAYAAYYKDGDNNGALPGGYATGAKNHLGLGIRHNF comes from the coding sequence ATGAAAAAATCCCTGATTGCCCTGGCCGTGCTGGCTGCTTCTGGCGTCGCCATGGCTCAATCTTCCGTGACAATGTATGGCGTGGCTGACGTGGGTCTGGTCAAGTCCAATGGTATTTCCGCTCAAATGACTAGCGCTGGCTTGATGAACAACGGTACCAGCCGTTTGGGCGTACGCGGCGTGGAAGACCTGGGTGGCGGTCTGAAGGCTTCGTTCAACTTCGAACAAGGCATTAACCAAGAAGACGGCGCTTTGGCCAATGGCGCTGCTGGCGCTTGGAGCCGTGCTACCTGGGTTGCACTGTCGGGTGGTTTCGGTCGCTTCCAAATGGGCCGTACGCTGAACCCCAGCTTCTTCGGCGTGGCTACCTGGGAACTGACTGGCACGGCCAACTACTCCGCTGCTGGTAACCAGTTCGGTTTCACGGGCCAAGGTCCTCGTACCAACAGCCTGTTCCAGTACAGCACCCCCAACATGGGCGGTTTCAGCTCCACCATCGGCTACATCATGAAGCCCGACAACGGTGGCAATGCCAAGTACGACCTGAACGTGATCTACGCAAACGGCCCTCTGGCTGCTGCTCTGTCGTACAACAAGACCAACACCATGAAGGGCAACATGGCTCTGGGTGCTTCGTATGACTTCGGCATGGCCAAGGTTGCTGGTTCGATCCAGAACAACGGTGGTCCTTCCAAGGGCTTCACCATCGGCGCAACTGTTCCAGTTGGCGCATTTGCTCTGACGCTGGACATCGCTCGTGAAAACGGCACCGGCATGAAGAACACCGACTTCGTCCTGGAAGGCAAGTACGCCATGTCCAAGCGCACCTTTGCTTACGCTGCCTACTACAAGGACGGCGACAACAATGGCGCGCTGCCTGGTGGCTACGCTACCGGCGCCAAGAACCACCTGGGTCTGGGCATTCGCCACAACTTCTAA
- a CDS encoding ABC transporter substrate-binding protein, with product MNLKFNLLSLAVAAVLVAAPAAQAKPFKWASQGEISTWDIHSQNNALQNGLHANVYESLVYYNSKTFDVEPVLATSWKEISSTQIRFNLRQGVKFHDGSAFTADDAVYSIQRAMAKTSNFTPYVQGIDKVVKVDGQTIDVLLKSPNPVLLRQMTELRMMSKAWAEKNKSVEPKDMKAADENFAHRNAMGTGPYTLESWQPDQRMVFKRNPNWWGKMDGNVTEIVYTPIKSAATRVAALLSGEVDMVLDPTPQDLGRLRASPDLKVVDGVENRTIFLGMDQFRDELPGSNIKGKNPLKDVRVRKALYQAIDANTISRNIMRGLGKPTGAIVAPQVAGYTEAVGKRFPYDVEAAKKLLAEAGYADGFEVDFACPNNRYINDEAICQAVTAMWSRIGVKAKLRTLPVATYFPMIQRYEASIYMLGWGVPTFDSLYSLQSLVRTVGQGGDGNYNVGRYSNQRMDYLVDRIKAETDAPVRARMLTEALQLSNDTVSHLPLHDQVIPWAMKKNIELVHRADNRVDMRLVKVN from the coding sequence ATGAATCTCAAATTCAATCTGTTGTCGTTGGCGGTTGCTGCAGTTTTGGTGGCGGCACCTGCCGCACAAGCCAAGCCTTTCAAGTGGGCCAGTCAGGGTGAAATTTCTACCTGGGATATTCACTCGCAGAACAACGCGCTGCAAAACGGCCTGCATGCCAACGTGTATGAAAGCCTGGTGTACTACAACAGCAAGACCTTCGATGTAGAGCCTGTACTGGCAACTTCCTGGAAAGAGATCAGTTCCACGCAGATCCGCTTCAACCTGCGCCAGGGGGTGAAGTTCCATGACGGATCAGCTTTCACCGCCGATGACGCCGTGTACTCCATTCAGCGCGCCATGGCGAAGACGTCCAACTTCACGCCGTATGTGCAGGGGATCGACAAGGTGGTCAAGGTGGATGGGCAGACCATTGATGTGCTGCTCAAGTCGCCCAACCCCGTGCTGCTGCGCCAGATGACCGAGTTGCGCATGATGAGCAAGGCCTGGGCCGAGAAGAACAAATCGGTCGAACCTAAGGACATGAAGGCAGCCGACGAAAACTTTGCGCACCGCAATGCCATGGGTACAGGCCCCTACACATTGGAATCCTGGCAGCCGGACCAGCGCATGGTCTTCAAGCGCAACCCGAACTGGTGGGGCAAGATGGACGGCAATGTGACCGAAATCGTCTACACCCCCATCAAGTCGGCGGCCACGCGCGTTGCTGCTTTGCTGTCGGGTGAAGTGGACATGGTGCTCGACCCTACGCCCCAGGATTTGGGCCGTTTGCGTGCCAGCCCGGATTTGAAGGTGGTCGACGGTGTGGAGAACCGCACCATCTTCCTGGGCATGGACCAGTTCCGCGATGAATTGCCAGGCTCGAACATCAAAGGCAAGAATCCGCTGAAGGACGTGCGCGTACGCAAAGCCTTGTACCAGGCGATTGATGCCAACACCATTTCGCGCAACATCATGCGCGGCCTGGGCAAGCCCACGGGCGCGATTGTGGCGCCCCAGGTGGCGGGCTATACCGAAGCCGTGGGCAAGCGCTTCCCTTACGACGTGGAGGCCGCCAAGAAACTGCTGGCCGAAGCGGGGTATGCCGATGGCTTCGAGGTGGACTTTGCCTGCCCGAACAACCGCTACATCAACGACGAGGCCATCTGCCAGGCAGTCACCGCCATGTGGTCGCGTATTGGTGTGAAGGCCAAGCTGCGCACCCTGCCGGTGGCCACCTACTTCCCCATGATCCAGCGCTACGAAGCCAGCATCTACATGCTGGGTTGGGGTGTGCCGACTTTCGACTCGTTGTACAGCCTGCAATCGCTGGTGCGTACCGTGGGTCAGGGCGGCGACGGCAACTACAACGTGGGCCGTTACAGCAACCAGCGCATGGACTACCTGGTCGATCGCATCAAGGCCGAGACTGATGCGCCCGTGCGTGCCCGCATGCTGACCGAGGCGCTGCAATTGTCCAACGACACCGTTTCACACCTTCCGCTGCATGACCAGGTCATTCCCTGGGCCATGAAGAAGAACATCGAGCTGGTGCACCGCGCCGACAACCGCGTGGACATGCGGCTGGTGAAGGTGAACTAA
- a CDS encoding ABC transporter permease has translation MLAFILRRLIQAVIVMVTVAFISFMLFQYVGDPVVFLLGQDATPDQIRELRAALGLDKSFFVQFGHFLVNAAQGEFGLSLRQGAKVSRLIAERFPATLELSLVAAFLALAMGIPMGVYAALKRGSFTSQALMTLSLLGVSLPTFVIGILLILVFSVTLGWFPSFGRGEVVHMGWWSSGLLTAKGWHHITLPAITLAIFQLTLIMRLVRAEMLEVLRTDYIKFARARGLSDRTIHFGHALKNTLVPVMTITGLQLGGLIAFAIITETVFQWPGMGLLFIQAVTFADIPVMAAYLCLIALIFVVINLVVDLLYFAVDPRLRVGKAGGH, from the coding sequence ATGCTTGCCTTCATACTGCGCCGCCTGATCCAGGCCGTGATCGTCATGGTTACCGTGGCATTTATCTCCTTCATGCTGTTCCAGTATGTGGGTGACCCTGTCGTATTTTTGCTGGGCCAGGATGCAACGCCGGATCAGATACGGGAGTTGCGCGCAGCCTTGGGGCTGGACAAGTCCTTTTTCGTGCAGTTCGGCCATTTTTTGGTCAACGCCGCACAGGGTGAATTTGGCCTGAGCCTGCGCCAGGGCGCAAAGGTGTCGCGGCTGATTGCCGAGCGCTTTCCGGCGACGCTGGAGCTATCTTTGGTGGCTGCCTTTCTGGCGCTGGCCATGGGTATTCCCATGGGGGTCTACGCCGCTCTCAAGCGCGGTAGTTTCACCAGCCAGGCATTGATGACCTTGTCGCTGCTGGGCGTGTCGCTACCGACGTTCGTGATCGGTATCCTGCTGATTCTGGTGTTTTCCGTCACGCTGGGCTGGTTTCCCAGCTTTGGTCGGGGCGAGGTCGTGCACATGGGCTGGTGGAGTTCGGGCCTGCTGACCGCCAAGGGCTGGCACCACATCACGCTGCCGGCGATCACGTTGGCGATTTTTCAGCTCACGCTCATCATGCGGCTGGTACGTGCTGAAATGCTGGAGGTGCTGCGCACCGACTACATCAAGTTCGCGCGGGCGCGCGGCCTGTCGGACCGCACCATCCACTTTGGCCATGCACTCAAGAATACCCTGGTGCCGGTGATGACCATCACCGGCCTGCAGCTCGGCGGGTTGATTGCTTTTGCCATCATTACCGAAACCGTTTTCCAGTGGCCGGGCATGGGGCTGTTGTTCATCCAGGCGGTAACCTTTGCCGATATTCCTGTGATGGCAGCCTATCTGTGCCTGATCGCCCTGATTTTTGTGGTCATCAATCTCGTGGTCGATCTACTTTATTTCGCTGTGGACCCACGCCTGCGCGTGGGCAAGGCGGGGGGGCACTGA
- a CDS encoding M20 aminoacylase family protein, protein MLGPRLKAGGRAFAHIAQYHPELTALRRDLHTHPELGFEEVYTGSRVKEALKVCGVDEIHDGIGRTGIVAVVRGRSTASGAMVGLRADMDALPMTEHNDFSWKSCKQGLMHGCGHDGHTAMLVGAARYLAATRDFDGTAVLVFQPGEEGMAGARVMMEDGLFDRFPVQSIYAMHNWPAMKPGTVGLSDGAMMAAADRITIQITGRGGHGAHPYQTVDVVLVAAHLITAVQSIVSRNVRAIDSAVVSLCAVQAGDLGAFSVLPGSATLVGTVRTFDHEVQALVERRLHELCSAVGMAFGATVALDYQRIYPATINTEAEARFAGDVAEALLGAENVVRDLEPSMGAEDFSFMLQTKPGAYLRIGQGMGASGAVLHNSRYDFNDDILSLGAALHASLIERAMPLPAAQ, encoded by the coding sequence ATGCTGGGTCCGCGTTTGAAGGCTGGTGGGCGAGCCTTTGCCCATATCGCCCAATACCACCCCGAACTGACCGCCCTGCGCCGCGATCTGCACACCCACCCGGAACTGGGTTTCGAAGAGGTGTACACCGGCTCCCGGGTGAAAGAGGCACTCAAGGTTTGCGGCGTGGATGAAATCCATGACGGTATTGGCCGCACCGGCATCGTCGCCGTGGTACGTGGGCGCAGTACTGCCAGTGGCGCCATGGTGGGCCTGCGTGCCGACATGGACGCGCTACCCATGACCGAGCACAACGATTTTTCCTGGAAATCGTGCAAGCAAGGGTTGATGCATGGTTGCGGGCATGACGGCCATACCGCCATGCTGGTGGGCGCTGCGCGCTACCTGGCGGCGACCCGTGACTTCGATGGCACAGCGGTGCTGGTTTTCCAGCCGGGCGAAGAAGGCATGGCTGGTGCGCGCGTGATGATGGAAGACGGCCTGTTCGACCGCTTTCCCGTGCAGTCCATCTACGCCATGCACAACTGGCCCGCGATGAAACCGGGCACGGTGGGCCTGAGCGACGGCGCCATGATGGCGGCGGCCGACCGCATCACCATCCAGATCACAGGGCGGGGCGGACATGGCGCGCATCCCTATCAAACGGTGGATGTGGTGCTGGTGGCGGCGCACCTGATTACGGCGGTGCAGAGCATTGTGTCGCGCAATGTGCGCGCCATCGACAGTGCGGTCGTCAGCCTGTGCGCCGTGCAGGCGGGCGATCTGGGGGCCTTCAGCGTGCTGCCGGGTTCGGCCACGCTGGTGGGTACCGTGCGCACCTTCGACCACGAGGTGCAGGCCTTGGTCGAGCGCCGCCTGCACGAACTGTGCAGCGCGGTGGGGATGGCCTTTGGTGCCACGGTGGCGCTGGACTACCAGCGCATTTACCCTGCCACGATCAACACCGAAGCCGAGGCGCGTTTCGCGGGCGACGTGGCCGAAGCCCTGCTGGGCGCGGAGAACGTGGTGCGTGACCTGGAGCCCAGCATGGGCGCCGAAGACTTTTCGTTCATGCTGCAGACCAAGCCCGGTGCCTACTTGCGCATCGGCCAGGGTATGGGCGCGAGTGGCGCCGTATTGCACAACAGCCGCTATGACTTCAACGACGATATTCTGTCGCTGGGTGCTGCCCTGCACGCCAGCCTGATCGAGCGCGCCATGCCCTTGCCTGCGGCGCAATGA
- a CDS encoding ABC transporter substrate-binding protein yields MKKTRQLVATALFAALSAASLVGHAQTIRIANQGDALSMDPHSLNESLQLSTTSNVYEPLVGRNKDLSLAPALATAWKQTSPTVWRFELRKGVQFHDGTPFTADDVLFSFARTQMEGSDMKSYTNDFKEVRKINDHTVEIETKTPFPILPDVISQVFMMSKKWCEANNATGPVDRRKGIENAASFRANGTGPFRLRERQPNVRTVFVRNGAYWGPIEGNVAEVVFTPIGSAPTRVAALLSGEIDVMEPIPVQDIERVNNNPGTRAITGPELRTIFLGMDQKRDELLYSSVKGKNPFKDKRVRQAFYQAIDIEGIKKTVMRGASNPSALMVGPGINGFQPDAKRLPYDVEAAKKLMAEAGYPNGFEVSMNCPNDRYVNDDRICQTVAANLSRINVKINLQAETKGTYFPKVLRRDTSFYMLGWTPTTYDAHNALNALMACVDDKGAGQFNLGAYCNPKVDELTKKIQSETDVTKRNAMIKEAFDLHSADIGHLPLHQQALAWGVSKKVKLVQLADNFMPFKWMSISK; encoded by the coding sequence ATGAAAAAGACGAGACAACTGGTTGCCACAGCCCTGTTCGCTGCCCTGTCGGCGGCCAGCTTGGTGGGCCACGCGCAAACCATCCGGATTGCCAATCAGGGCGATGCCCTCTCCATGGACCCGCACTCGCTCAATGAATCGCTGCAACTGAGCACGACGAGCAATGTCTATGAGCCGCTGGTCGGCCGCAACAAGGATCTGAGCCTGGCGCCAGCGCTTGCCACTGCCTGGAAGCAGACTTCGCCCACGGTGTGGCGCTTCGAATTGCGCAAGGGTGTGCAATTCCATGATGGCACGCCGTTCACTGCGGATGACGTGCTGTTCAGCTTTGCACGCACGCAGATGGAGGGCTCTGACATGAAGAGCTACACCAACGACTTCAAGGAAGTGCGCAAGATCAACGACCACACGGTCGAGATCGAAACCAAGACCCCGTTTCCCATTCTGCCCGACGTGATCTCGCAGGTATTCATGATGAGCAAGAAGTGGTGCGAGGCCAATAACGCCACCGGCCCGGTCGATCGCCGCAAGGGCATCGAAAACGCGGCGTCTTTCCGCGCCAATGGCACCGGTCCGTTCCGCCTGCGCGAACGCCAGCCCAACGTGCGCACCGTGTTCGTTCGCAATGGCGCTTATTGGGGCCCCATTGAGGGCAACGTGGCTGAAGTGGTCTTTACCCCCATCGGCAGCGCTCCCACGCGCGTGGCGGCCTTGCTGTCGGGCGAAATTGATGTCATGGAACCCATCCCGGTGCAGGACATTGAACGTGTCAACAACAACCCCGGCACGCGGGCCATCACCGGCCCCGAGCTGCGCACCATTTTCCTAGGCATGGACCAAAAGCGTGACGAGCTGCTGTACTCCAGCGTCAAGGGCAAGAACCCGTTCAAGGACAAGCGCGTGCGCCAGGCCTTCTACCAGGCCATCGACATCGAAGGTATCAAGAAGACGGTGATGCGCGGTGCTTCCAACCCGTCGGCGCTGATGGTGGGCCCAGGTATCAATGGCTTCCAGCCCGACGCCAAACGTCTGCCTTATGACGTGGAAGCCGCCAAAAAACTCATGGCCGAGGCGGGCTACCCCAATGGCTTTGAAGTGTCGATGAATTGCCCGAACGACCGCTACGTGAATGACGACCGCATTTGCCAGACTGTGGCCGCGAACCTGTCACGCATCAACGTCAAGATCAATCTGCAGGCCGAAACCAAGGGCACCTATTTCCCCAAGGTGCTGCGCCGCGACACCAGCTTTTACATGCTGGGCTGGACGCCGACGACCTACGACGCGCACAACGCCCTTAATGCGCTGATGGCCTGCGTGGATGACAAGGGTGCCGGGCAGTTCAACCTGGGCGCGTACTGCAACCCCAAGGTGGACGAGCTGACGAAGAAGATCCAGTCCGAGACCGATGTGACCAAGCGCAATGCCATGATCAAGGAAGCCTTTGATCTGCATTCGGCCGACATCGGCCACCTGCCGCTGCACCAGCAGGCGCTGGCCTGGGGTGTCAGCAAGAAAGTCAAGCTGGTGCAACTGGCCGACAATTTCATGCCCTTCAAGTGGATGAGCATCAGCAAGTAG
- a CDS encoding ABC transporter permease, which produces MKTTLARWLDSDVGYSFRTSPVAMLAAAIALVCLFCSVFAGWVAPHNPFDLATLELSDARLPPAWSAEGTSKYLLGTDDQGRDILSALIYGARISLIVGIASVVLSVVVGVALGLLAGFRGGWIDAVLMRLCDVMLSFPAILVALLIAGVGRALFPHAHESLAFGVLILSISLTGWVQYARTVRGSTLVERNKEYVQAARVTGVSSLRIMRKHVLPNVMGPVMVLATIQVATAIITEATLSFLGVGAPPTSPSLGTLIRIGNDYLFSGEWWITVFPSAMLVLIALSVNLLGDWLRDALNPRLR; this is translated from the coding sequence ATGAAAACAACTCTTGCACGCTGGTTGGACAGCGATGTGGGCTACAGCTTCCGCACATCGCCCGTGGCCATGCTGGCTGCAGCGATCGCGCTGGTCTGCCTGTTCTGCTCGGTCTTTGCCGGCTGGGTGGCCCCACACAACCCCTTTGACCTGGCCACGTTGGAACTGAGCGATGCCCGGCTGCCGCCAGCCTGGAGTGCCGAGGGCACATCCAAGTACCTCCTGGGCACGGATGACCAGGGGCGCGACATTCTCTCGGCGCTGATCTACGGCGCACGCATCTCGCTGATCGTGGGCATCGCTTCGGTGGTTCTGTCTGTGGTGGTGGGTGTGGCGCTCGGGTTGCTGGCAGGGTTTCGCGGCGGCTGGATCGACGCCGTGCTCATGCGCTTGTGCGATGTGATGCTGTCCTTCCCCGCCATCCTGGTCGCCCTGCTGATTGCCGGTGTAGGCCGGGCGCTGTTCCCGCATGCGCACGAATCGCTGGCCTTTGGCGTGCTCATCCTGTCCATTTCGCTCACCGGTTGGGTGCAGTACGCACGCACCGTGCGCGGCTCCACGCTGGTGGAGCGCAACAAGGAATACGTGCAGGCCGCGCGTGTGACCGGGGTTTCATCCCTGCGCATCATGCGCAAGCATGTGCTGCCCAATGTGATGGGCCCGGTGATGGTGTTGGCCACCATCCAGGTCGCTACGGCCATCATCACCGAGGCCACGCTGTCCTTTCTGGGGGTGGGCGCGCCGCCCACATCGCCCTCGCTGGGCACGCTGATCCGCATTGGCAACGACTACCTGTTCTCGGGCGAGTGGTGGATCACCGTCTTCCCCAGCGCCATGCTGGTGCTGATTGCCCTGTCGGTGAACCTGCTGGGCGACTGGCTGCGCGATGCGCTCAACCCCCGGTTGCGCTGA
- a CDS encoding ABC transporter ATP-binding protein — MSLLEVKNLVVEFPGRRGTLRALDDISFSIAPGEILGVVGESGAGKSLTGAAIIGLLEPPGRVASGQILLEGQRIDHLGHEEMRHIRGRQIGAIFQDPLTSLNPLYTVGRQLTETILAHLPVSPAEARQRAIQLLQDTGIPAAEQRVDHFPHQFSGGMRQRVVIALALAAEPKLIVADEPTTALDVSIQAQIIQLLKNICKSRGAAVMLITHDMGVIAETCDRVAVLYAGRIAEIGPVHDVINQPSHPYTSGLMASIPDMEQDRERLNQIDGAMPRLNAIPAGCAYHPRCASAFDRCLRERPDLMEAGSTRSACWLHAHAPTEVAV; from the coding sequence ATGTCTCTCTTGGAAGTCAAAAACCTCGTGGTCGAGTTTCCGGGCCGTCGCGGTACCCTGCGTGCCCTGGACGATATTTCCTTCTCCATCGCACCCGGCGAAATCCTGGGCGTGGTGGGTGAGTCCGGCGCGGGCAAATCGCTCACGGGTGCGGCCATCATCGGCCTGCTCGAGCCTCCGGGCCGCGTGGCCTCGGGCCAGATTTTGCTGGAGGGCCAGCGCATCGATCATCTGGGGCATGAGGAGATGCGCCACATCCGGGGGCGGCAGATTGGCGCCATTTTTCAGGACCCGCTGACCTCGCTGAACCCGCTCTATACCGTGGGTCGCCAGCTGACCGAAACCATTCTGGCGCACCTGCCGGTCAGCCCGGCCGAGGCGCGCCAGCGGGCCATCCAGTTGCTGCAGGACACGGGTATTCCGGCCGCCGAGCAGCGGGTAGACCATTTTCCGCACCAGTTCTCGGGTGGCATGCGCCAGCGCGTGGTGATTGCCCTGGCGCTGGCGGCCGAGCCCAAGCTGATCGTGGCCGACGAGCCGACGACGGCGCTGGATGTCTCCATCCAGGCGCAGATCATTCAACTGCTCAAGAACATCTGCAAATCGCGGGGCGCCGCGGTGATGCTGATCACGCACGACATGGGCGTGATTGCCGAAACCTGCGACCGCGTGGCCGTGCTGTATGCCGGGCGCATCGCCGAGATCGGACCGGTGCATGACGTCATCAACCAGCCCTCGCACCCCTACACCAGCGGTCTCATGGCTTCCATTCCCGATATGGAGCAAGACCGCGAGCGCCTGAACCAGATCGACGGAGCCATGCCGCGCCTCAATGCCATTCCTGCCGGGTGCGCCTACCACCCGCGTTGCGCCAGCGCGTTTGACCGCTGCCTGCGTGAGCGCCCTGATCTGATGGAGGCCGGTAGTACCCGCTCGGCCTGCTGGCTGCATGCCCACGCACCGACCGAGGTGGCCGTATGA
- a CDS encoding dipeptide ABC transporter ATP-binding protein produces MSAAAPVRGKALVQAHDLAMTFDVSAPWLNRVIERKPRTLLHAVDGVDFEIEKGKTLALVGESGCGKSTVARLLVGLYEPTRGGLTFDGQDAHAAFKGANAKAMRRRIQMIFQDPYASLNPRWLVEDIVGEPLKEHGLITDKAELKARVGELLQSVGLSPLDMVKYPHQFSGGQRQRISIARALATEPEFLVCDEPTSALDVSVQAQVLNIMKDLQRERQLTYLFISHNLAVVRHVSDQVGVMYLGRLVELADKHTLFDTPRHPYTRMLLDAIPKMHDTGKARTPVQGEVPNPLSPPPGCAFNPRCPHANDRCRSERPQLLNLGGIRIACHAVEEGRI; encoded by the coding sequence ATGAGCGCCGCAGCACCTGTGCGCGGCAAGGCCCTCGTGCAGGCGCACGATCTGGCCATGACCTTCGACGTATCGGCACCCTGGCTCAACCGCGTGATCGAGCGCAAGCCGCGCACGCTGCTGCACGCGGTCGATGGTGTGGACTTCGAGATCGAAAAAGGCAAAACCCTGGCCCTGGTGGGCGAGTCGGGCTGCGGCAAAAGCACGGTGGCGCGCCTGCTCGTGGGCTTGTACGAGCCCACGCGCGGCGGCCTCACTTTTGATGGCCAGGACGCGCATGCCGCCTTCAAGGGCGCCAATGCCAAGGCCATGCGCCGGCGCATCCAGATGATCTTCCAGGACCCGTACGCCAGCCTAAACCCGCGCTGGCTGGTGGAAGACATCGTGGGCGAGCCGCTCAAGGAGCATGGCCTGATCACCGACAAGGCCGAGCTGAAAGCACGCGTGGGCGAGTTGCTCCAGTCCGTGGGCCTGTCGCCGCTCGACATGGTGAAGTACCCACACCAGTTTTCGGGTGGGCAGCGCCAGCGCATTTCCATCGCGCGCGCCCTGGCCACCGAGCCCGAGTTTCTGGTGTGCGACGAGCCGACCAGCGCGCTCGACGTGTCGGTGCAGGCGCAGGTGCTCAACATCATGAAGGACCTGCAGCGCGAGCGACAGCTCACCTACCTGTTCATCAGCCACAACCTGGCCGTGGTGCGCCACGTGAGCGACCAGGTGGGCGTGATGTACCTGGGCCGCCTGGTGGAGCTGGCCGACAAGCACACCTTGTTCGACACCCCGCGCCACCCCTACACGCGCATGCTGCTCGACGCCATCCCCAAGATGCACGACACGGGCAAGGCGCGCACCCCTGTGCAGGGCGAGGTGCCCAATCCGCTCAGCCCGCCGCCGGGCTGCGCCTTCAACCCGCGCTGCCCCCATGCCAACGACCGCTGCCGCAGCGAACGCCCGCAGCTCTTGAACCTGGGCGGCATCCGCATTGCCTGCCATGCGGTGGAAGAAGGCAGGATTTGA
- a CDS encoding YbhB/YbcL family Raf kinase inhibitor-like protein, with protein MTAFTLTSPDIASGGTVPQHFEFDGFGCSGRNESPALHWSGAPEGTKSFALTVYDPDAPSGSGWWHWFVVDLPADTVALAPNAGAKGGAGLPAGARQVRNDYGAFAWGGMCPPPGDKPHRYVFTVHALGVDRLEIPDDASAALAGFMVNANSLGKATFTSTYGR; from the coding sequence ATGACTGCATTCACCCTGACCAGCCCCGACATTGCCAGCGGAGGCACGGTACCGCAGCACTTTGAGTTTGATGGATTTGGTTGCTCGGGCCGCAACGAGTCGCCCGCCCTGCACTGGAGCGGCGCGCCCGAAGGCACCAAGAGCTTTGCGCTGACGGTGTATGACCCCGACGCGCCCAGCGGGTCGGGCTGGTGGCACTGGTTTGTGGTGGACCTTCCGGCGGACACGGTGGCGCTTGCGCCCAACGCCGGTGCCAAGGGCGGCGCCGGGCTGCCCGCAGGGGCGCGCCAGGTGCGCAACGACTACGGCGCCTTTGCCTGGGGCGGCATGTGCCCGCCCCCGGGCGACAAGCCCCACCGCTACGTCTTCACCGTGCATGCCCTGGGCGTGGACCGGCTGGAGATTCCCGACGATGCCTCGGCAGCGCTGGCCGGCTTCATGGTCAATGCCAACAGCCTGGGCAAGGCCACGTTCACATCGACCTACGGGCGTTGA
- a CDS encoding SIS domain-containing protein produces the protein MLDRITASLPSLAPAEQRVGRLVLQDARAFARLPVRELAERAHVSKPTVVRFCRSMGYDGLADFKLKLAGSVSEGVPFIHRSVDADDKTSDVLVKVVDNAVAAFLQYRNAASTVAIERAADAITATWKMGRRIEFYGAGNSGIVAQDAQHKFFRLGVTSIATSDGHMQVMSATLLGPGDCLVIISNSGRTRDLMDAADIARKNGATTIAITASGSPLASTCPIHLAADHPEGYDRYSPMVSRLLHLLIIDVLATCVALRIGSPLQPILQQMKDNLRAKRYT, from the coding sequence ATGCTCGATCGCATCACGGCCTCCCTGCCCTCCCTCGCCCCGGCAGAGCAGCGCGTGGGGCGCCTGGTGCTGCAGGATGCGCGCGCCTTTGCCCGCCTGCCCGTGCGCGAACTGGCTGAGCGCGCCCATGTGAGCAAACCGACGGTGGTGCGCTTTTGCCGCAGCATGGGCTACGACGGTCTGGCCGACTTCAAGCTCAAACTCGCGGGCAGCGTGAGCGAGGGCGTGCCCTTCATCCACCGCAGCGTAGACGCCGATGACAAGACCAGCGATGTGCTGGTGAAGGTGGTGGACAACGCCGTAGCCGCCTTCCTGCAGTACCGCAATGCCGCCAGCACGGTGGCCATTGAACGGGCCGCCGACGCAATTACCGCCACCTGGAAGATGGGGCGGCGCATCGAGTTCTATGGGGCGGGCAATTCGGGCATCGTGGCGCAGGATGCGCAGCATAAATTCTTCCGCCTGGGGGTCACGTCCATTGCCACCAGCGACGGCCACATGCAGGTGATGAGCGCCACGCTGCTGGGGCCGGGCGACTGCCTGGTGATCATCTCCAACTCGGGCCGCACGCGCGACCTGATGGACGCTGCCGACATTGCGCGCAAGAACGGGGCCACAACAATAGCCATCACGGCCAGCGGCTCGCCCCTGGCCAGCACCTGCCCCATCCACCTGGCCGCCGACCACCCCGAGGGCTACGACCGCTACAGCCCCATGGTCTCGCGCCTGCTACACCTGCTCATCATCGACGTGCTGGCGACCTGCGTGGCGCTGCGCATTGGCAGCCCGCTGCAGCCCATCCTGCAGCAGATGAAGGACAACCTGCGCGCCAAGCGCTACACTTGA